The Apium graveolens cultivar Ventura chromosome 11, ASM990537v1, whole genome shotgun sequence genome has a window encoding:
- the LOC141695031 gene encoding oxoglutarate-dependent flavonoid 7-O-demethylase 1-like has translation MEVAKGTVLGRSLQVPSVYELAKEKISAVPSRYVRSDQEPIFSSSNPELEVPVIDMDILLDGDVMDTELNKLHHACKDWGFFQLINHGVSDSLLDQVKTEVAEFFKLPLEEKKKFGQLDGDVEGYGQAFVVSNEQKLDWADMFYMITLPADLRKPHLMPQLPLPFRTAIEAELKSLAMKILKFMAKALKNEP, from the exons ATGGAAGTAGCAAAAGGAACAGTTCTAGGGAGGTCTCTCCAAGTACCTTCAGTCTATGAACTAGCTAAGGAAAAGATTTCTGCAGTACCATCCCGATACGTACGTTCCGATCAAGAACCTATTTTTTCCAGCTCCAATCCTGAACTTGAAGTCCCTGTAATCGATATGGATATCTTACTTGACGGAGATGTTATGGACACTGAGCTAAATAAATTGCACCATGCGTGTAAAGACTGGGGTTTCTTTCAG CTGATAAATCACGGGGTCAGCGATTCATTATTGGATCAAGTGAAAACTGAGGTTGCAGAGTTCTTTAAGCTGCCActtgaagaaaagaaaaagtttGGTCAATTAGACGGAGATGTAGAAGGATATGGACAAGCATTCGTAGTGTCAAATGAGCAGAAGCTTGACTGGGCCGACATGTTTTACATGATCACCCTCCCTGCCGATCTAAGAAAACCTCACTTAATGCCACAACTCCCTCTTCCATTCAG AACTGCCATAGAGGCGGAGTTGAAAAGCTTGGCCATGAAAATTCTTAAATTCATGGCAAAAGCTCTTAAAAATGAACCCTGA